In a single window of the Thamnophis elegans isolate rThaEle1 chromosome 8, rThaEle1.pri, whole genome shotgun sequence genome:
- the DSEL gene encoding dermatan-sulfate epimerase-like protein, which produces MALMFTGHSIFLALVMLAASTFEESVSNYSDWVTFTDDVDQYEKQRMEALGANQKMKKTILYPNLYFGAEEVPALRQKSHTSHLHLFRAFRSAVSTMLSNPSYYLPPPKHADFAAKWNEIYGNNLPPLAFYCLLCPEDKAAFDFAVEYMDRMAGYKDWLVENAPGDEVPLGHSLTGFATAFDFLYASLDDVRRQKYSTKIWAVTEEMYEYSKVRSWGKQLLHNHQATNMLALLIGALVTGGGIESQANAWKHGVVDVMEKTMFLLNHIVDGSLDEGVAYGSYTAKSITQYIFLAQRHFGINNLENQWLKMHFWFYYATLLPGFQRTVGIADSNYNWFYGPESQLVFLDRFVLKNGVGNWLAQQIRKHRPKDGPMVPSTAQRWSTLHTEYIWYDPRLTPQPPDDYGKAKMHVFPNWGVVTYGAGLPNTQTNTFVSFKSGKLGGRAVYDIVHFQPYSWIDGWRSFNPGHEHPDQNSFTFAPNGQVFVSEALYGPKLSHLNNVLVFAPSPTSQCNQPWEGQLGECMQWLKWTGDEVGDAFGEIISSSQHEEMMFVSGEAASAYSSAMKLKSVYRSLLLLNPQTLLVVDHVEKEEDSPIDAISAFFHNLDIDFKYVPYKFVNKYNGAMMDVWDAHYKMFWFDHHGNSPVARIQEAEQAAEFKKRWTQFVNVTFSTKSNIARIAYVFHGPYVNVSTCRFIDDAQSGYRISLNINNTEIIYSVVTEYLNLWTRFRYLGFGGYATVATPGKVTQFGLGTKMIGKQGLIHKSIFPFGFKVNVIAGFILGISLAILAFHWRFYISFGKLLRWVLILVITLWFIELVDVWSSCTQLICAKWTSSMTNMEPGEREDQGHPNLPNVIITSLPSSGAEILKQLFYNTSDFVYIKIPMGYLDIPETEFEVDSFVDACEWKASDVQSGHFRILQGWLLSLVKDTKLHLQNIHLHETSRSKLVQHSSTSRDRKRRSRKRESMVEQRNRLRGNSDKEAEYIRELRQHLASYPNARPVLSLSSGSWTLKLPFLQEVIGPSLRALYVVRDPRAWIYSMLYRNQPSLYSLRKVPQHLTKLFKGDSHEEKCGSNSGYAFEYEALTEKLPASDSNAVTVMSHLWLANTAAALRVNKGLLPANYQLIKFEDIINSPQKTAEAIYDFLGMPLAPASLNQILFATSTSLFYLPYEGEISPAGIHAWQHNMPPEEIKQIEDICSTLMDHLGYPKFTDLKAAGQQ; this is translated from the coding sequence ATGGCTCTAATGTTTACAGGACATTCCATATTTCTAGCATTAGTAATGTTGGCAGCCTCCACTTTTGAAGAATCTGTAAGCAATTACTCCGACTGGGTGACTTTTACAGATGATGTGGATCAGTACGAGAAGCAGAGGATGGAAGCTTTGGGAGCAAATCAGAAGATGAAAAAAACCATCCTGTATCCAAACTTATATTTCGGTGCTGAAGAGGTTCCAGCTCTGAGGCAAAAGTCTCACACTAGTCATCTACACCTCTTTAGAGCATTCCGGAGTGCCGTGTCTACGATGCTCTCAAATCCCTCCTACTATCTACCTCCTCCCAAGCATGCTGATTTTGCTGCCAAGTGGAATGAGATATATGGAAACAATTTGCCTCCCCTAGCATTTTATTGTCTCCTCTGTCCTGAAGATAAAGCTGCCTTTGATTTTGCTGTCGAATACATGGACAGAATGGCAGGATATAAAGACTGGCTGGTGGAGAATGCCCCAGGCGATGAAGTTCCTCTTGGGCATTCTTTAACTGGCTTTGCAACTGCTTTTGATTTTTTATATGCCTCATTGGATGATGTTAGAAGACAAAAATATTCTACCAAGATATGGGCTGTGACCGAGGAAATGTACGAGTACTCCAAAGTCCGCTCTTGGGGCAAGCAACTTCTTCACAACCATCAAGCCACAAATATGCTGGCATTGCTCATTGGGGCCCTGGTGACTGGAGGAGGCATTGAGTCCCAAGCAAATGCCTGGAAACATGGTGTAGTAGATGTGATGGAAAAAACTATGTTTCTGCTAAACCATATTGTTGATGGTTCCTTGGACGAAGGTGTAGCTTACGGTAGCTACACAGCCAAATCCATCACCCAGTATATTTTCCTGGCCCAGCGTCACTTTGGGATTAACAATCTTGAAAACCAATGGCTCAAGATGCACTTTTGGTTTTATTATGCCACCCTTTTGCCAGGCTTTCAGAGAACTGTAGGCATAGCTGATTCCAATTACAATTGGTTTTATGGTCCAGAAAGCCAACTGGTTTTCTTAGATAGGTTTGTCTTGAAGAATGGAGTAGGCAATTGGCTTGCACAGCAAATTAGAAAGCACCGGCCCAAAGATGGCCCAATGGTACCATCCACTGCCCAACGGTGGAGCACCCTTCATACAGAGTACATATGGTATGACCCCAGGTTAACCCCCCAACCTCCAGATGACTATGGCAAGGCTAAAATGCATGTGTTTCCAAATTGGGGAGTGGTTACATATGGAGCGGGGTTACCAAACACTCAGACAAACACCTTTGTTTCCTTTAAGTCTGGAAAGCTTGGGGGACGTGCTGTCTATGATATAGTACACTTTCAGCCGTATTCCTGGATTGACGGCTGGCGTAGCTTCAACCCAGGCCACGAACATCCTGATCAAAATTCTTTTACTTTTGCTCCAAATGGGCAGGTGTTCGTTTCAGAGGCCCTTTATGGACCTAAGCTTAGCCACTTGAACAATGTTTTAGTATTTGCTCCATCCCCTACAAGTCAGTGCAATCAGCCTTGGGAAGGTCAGCTCGGGGAATGTATGCAGTGGCTTAAGTGGACAGGGGATGAAGTTGGGGATGCATTTGGGGAGATTATTTCCTCCTCTCAGCATGAAGAGATGATGTTTGTGAGTGGTGAGGCAGCTTCTGCATATTCATCAGCCATGAAGCTGAAAAGTGTATACCGCTCCTTGCTTCTACTAAATCCTCAAACATTACTTGTGGTGGACCACGTGGAAAAGGAGGAAGACTCTCCTATTGATGCCATCAGTGCCTTTTTTCATAATCTTGACATTGACTTCAAGTATGTCCCATACAAATTTGTGAACAAATATAATGGAGCCATGATGGATGTCTGGGATGCTCACTATAAAATGTTTTGGTTTGACCATCATGGGAATAGCCCTGTTGCTAGGATACAAGAGGCCGAGCAAGCAGCTGAGTTCAAAAAGAGATGGACTCAGTTTGTAAATGTCACTTTCTCTACAAAGAGTAACATTGCGAGAATTGCCTATGTGTTCCATGGGCCTTATGTCAATGTTTCTACCTGTAGGTTTATTGACGATGCCCAGTCGGGGTATCGGATTTCTCTAAACATCAACAATACAGAAATAATCTACTCTGTTGTAACAGAGTATCTCAATCTGTGGACAAGGTTCCGTTATTTAGGATTTGGTGGCTATGCCACAGTAGCCACTCCAGGAAAGGTTACACAGTTTGGCCTGGGCACTAAGATGATAGGGAAGCAGGGACTTATTCATAAATCCATTTTCCCCTTTGGCTTTAAAGTGAATGTGATAGCAGGATTTATTTTGGGGATTAGCTTGGCCATATTGGCTTTTCACTGGCGATTTTACATTTCCTTTGGTAAGCTTTTGCGCTGGGTCTTAATCCTGGTGATCACCTTGTGGTTTATTGAACTTGTAGATGTGTGGAGCTCCTGCACTCAGCTGATTTGCGCAAAGTGGACCAGCAGTATGACAAATATGGAACCAGGTGAAAGGGAGGACCAAGGACATCCTAATTTGCCTAACGTTATCATCACTTCCCTCCCTAGTtcaggggcagaaattctgaagcAGCTCTTTTACAACACTAGTGATTTTGTCTATATCAAGATCCCTATGGGTTACCTTGATATCCCTGAAACTGAGTTCGAGGTTGACTCATTTGTTGATGCCTGTGAATGGAAAGCTTCGGATGTTCAGAGCGGCCATTTTCGGATCCTCCAGGGCTGGCTGCTTTCCTTAGTCAAAGACACAAAGCTTCACTTACAAAATATCCATTTGCATGAAACCAGCAGAAGTAAATTGGTGCAGCATTCTTCCACTAGCAGAGACAGGAAGAGGCGGTCCAGGAAGAGAGAATCTATGGTAGAGCAAAGAAACCGCCTGCGAGGAAATTCAGACAAAGAAGCTGAATACATTCGGGAACTGAGGCAACACCTTGCCTCTTATCCAAATGCTCGCCCCGTCCTTAGTCTGAGTAGTGGAAGTTGGACGTTAAAGTTACCTTTCCTTCAGGAAGTCATTGGTCCTTCCCTGAGAGCGCTTTATGTGGTTCGAGATCCGCGTGCCTGGATCTACTCAATGTTGTACAGAAACCAGCCTAGCCTTTACTCTCTGAGGAAAGTACCACAGCACCTGACTAAGCTGTTTAAAGGAGACAGTCATGAAGAAAAATGTGGTTCCAATTCAGGCTATGCCTTTGAATATGAAGCTTTGACAGAGAAGCTTCCCGCTTCAGATTCAAATGCTGTCACCGTGATGTCCCATTTATGGCTGGCCAACACAGCAGCCGCCCTGAGAGTAAATAAGGGTTTGCTGCCAGCAAACTACCAGCTGATCAAATTTGAAGATATTATCAACTCTCCCCAGAAGACTGCTGAAGCCATCTATGACTTCCTTGGCATGCCTCTGGCTCCAGCCAGCTTAAACCAAATACTATTTGCTACATCCACCAGTCTTTTCTATCTTCCTTATGAAGGAGAAATCTCTCCAGCGGGCATCCATGCTTGGCAGCACAATATGCCTCCAGAGGAAATTAAGCAGATTGAGGATATCTGTTCAACTTTAATGGACCATTTAGGGTATCCAAAGTTTACTGATTTAAAAGCTGCAGGCCAGCAATAG